A genomic region of Hypomesus transpacificus isolate Combined female chromosome 19, fHypTra1, whole genome shotgun sequence contains the following coding sequences:
- the cars1 gene encoding cysteine--tRNA ligase, cytoplasmic isoform X2, producing the protein MASTEEQGKAKREQPSWSAPVGTNVAELRLYNSLTRTKELFVPQNGKQVLWYSCGPTVYDASHMGHARSYISFDILRRILMNYFKYDVHYCMNITDIDDKIIKRARQNYLFEQYKEKNPQPAQILQEVLDARVPFQAKLAETTDPDKKRMLDTLDTGVAAALVPLQMALEHQQADAQGRAQVLLEEAKDLLSDWLDNQFGSQVTENSIFSLLPSYWEGEYHKDMDALNVLPPDVLTRVSEYVPEIVEFVKKIVSNGYGYASNGSVYFDTAKFDACPHHSYAKLVPEAVGDQKALQEGEGDLSISADRLSEKKSQNDFALWKASKPGEPSWDSPWGKGRPGWHIECSAMAGSILGESMDIHGGGFDLRFPHHDNELAQSEAYFENDHWVRYFLHTGHLTIAGCKMSKSLKNFITIKDALAKNTARQLRLAFLMHSWKDTLDYSANTMEAAIQYERFMNEFFLTVKDLLRAPRDITGQFEKWESAEMDLNQSFSQRKLLVHEALCDNMDTRVAMEEMRALVSLSNTYVASKKTSKLQPNRLLIKGVAVYLTDMLRTFGAIEGTESIGFAVGRKGQSVDLESTVMPYLEVLSDFREGVRKIAREQKVSEVLRLCDAVRDDTLPELGVRLEDHEGLPTVVKLVDRETLLKEKEDKKRMEEEKKRKKAEAARKKQEQEAAKLAKMKIPPCDMFRSETDKYSSFDDAGLPTHDIEGKEISKGQAKKLRKLQEAQEKLYNEFLQMNLDGR; encoded by the exons ATGGCAAGCACAGAAGAACAAG GTAAAGCAAAACGAGAACAGCCTTCCTGGTCGGCACCAGTTGGAACAAATGTTGCAGAACTGCGACTGTACAATAGTCTAACACGCACAAAG GAGCTGTTTGTTCCACAGAATGGGAAGCAGGTGCTGTGGTATTCCTGCGGGCCGACCGTCTACGATGCCTCACACATGGGACATGCCAG ATCTTACATTTCCTTCGATATCCTCAGAAGAATACTGATGAATTACTTCAAGTATGACGTCCACTACTGCATGAATATCACAGACATTGATGATAAA ATAATAAAGCGTGCCAGACAGAACTACTTGTTTGAGCAGTACAAGGAGAAGAACCCACAGCCTGCGCAGATACTGCAGGAGGTTCTGGATGCCAGAGTG CCCTTCCAGGCCAAACTGGCTGAGACCACAGACCCAGATAAGAAGCGAATGCTGGACACCCTGGACACGGGCGTAGCTGCAGCGCTGGTACCGCTGCAGATGGCGCTGGAGCATCAACAGGCAGATGCACAGGGCAGGGCACAG GTGCTGTTGGAAGAAGCCAAAGACCTGCTTTCTGATTGGTTGGATAACCAGTTTGGCAGTCAGGTTACAGAGAACTCCatattctctcttctccccagtTACTGGGAAGGAGAGTACCACAAGGACATGGATGCCTTGAAT GTGTTGCCCCCGGACGTGCTGACGAGAGTCAGCGAGTACGTTCCAGAGATTGTGGAGTTTGTGAAGAAAATAGTCAGCAATGGCTATGG GTACGCATCGAATGGTTCTGTTTATTTTGACACGGCCAAGTTTGACGCCTGCCCGCATCATTCCTACGCCAAGCTTGTTCCTGAAGCAGTTGGTGATCAAAAGGCACTGCAGGAAGGAGAAG GAGACCTGAGCATCTCTGCAGATCGGCTAAGCGAGAAGAAATCCCAGAACGACTTTGCCCTGTGGAAGGCCTCCAAGCCTGGCGAGCCGTCCTGGGATTCTCCCTGGGGGAAG GGCCGTCCAGGGTGGCATATTGAGTGCTCTGCGATGGCTGGGTCCATCTTGGGAGAGTCCATGGACATCCACGGGGGGGGATTCGATCTCCGGTTCCCTCACCATGACAATGAACTGGCTCAGTCAGAG GCTTACTTTGAGAATGATCACTGGGTTCGCTACTTCCTGCACACTGGTCACCTGACGATTGCAGGATGCAAAATGTCCAAGTCTCTGAAGAACTTTATCACCATTAAAGACGCCTTGGCCAAGAATACCG ctcGGCAGTTGCGTTTGGCCTTCCTCATGCACTCCTGGAAGGACACCCTGGATTACTCTGCCAATACCATGGAGGCTGCCATCCAGTATGAGAGGTTCATGAAC gagTTCTTTCTCACAGTTAAAGACCTCCTGCGAGCTCCTCGAGACATCACAGGGCAGTTTGAGAAGTGGGAATCAGCAGAGATGGATCTAAACCAGAG TTTCTCCCAAAGGAAGCTCCTTGTCCACGAAGCTCTGTGTGACAACATGGATACGCGTGTTGCAATGGAGGAGATGCGGGCACTGGTCAGCCTTAGCAACACCTACGTCGCCAGCAAGAAGACCTCCAAGCTGCAGCCCAACCGCCTGCTCATCAAGGGCGTCGCTGTGTATCTCACTGATATGCTCAGG ACATTTGGAGCTATTGAAGGGACAGAGTCTATTGGATTTGCTGTTGGAAGAAAAGGCCAGTCTGTTGAT CTGGAGAGCACAGTGATGCCTTATCTGGAAGTTCTGTCAGATTTCAGAGAGGGGGTTCGAAAAATTGCCAGAGAGCAGAAAG TGAGCGAGGTGCTGCGGCTGTGCGACGCCGTGCGGGACGACACGCTTCCGGAGCTGGGAGTTCGTCTGGAGGACCATGAAG GTCTTCCCACGGTGGTGAAGCTGGTCGACAGAGAGACGCTGctaaaggagaaggaggacaagaAGAGG atggaggaagagaagaagaggaagaaggccGAGGCAGCAAGGAAGAAGCAGGAGCAAGAA GCAGCTAAACTGGCAAAAATGAAGATCCCACCTTGTGACATGTTTCGCTCTGAAACTGACAAGTATTCCAGCTTCGATGACGCG GGTC
- the cars1 gene encoding cysteine--tRNA ligase, cytoplasmic isoform X1: MASTEEQAFDYGVLLLKREEGSLEALNAYLSSRSYLSGFRPSQADHKAFWALCRAPAAEHTHALRWYRHIAALLGGPQTGPCPESSCKAKREQPSWSAPVGTNVAELRLYNSLTRTKELFVPQNGKQVLWYSCGPTVYDASHMGHARSYISFDILRRILMNYFKYDVHYCMNITDIDDKIIKRARQNYLFEQYKEKNPQPAQILQEVLDARVPFQAKLAETTDPDKKRMLDTLDTGVAAALVPLQMALEHQQADAQGRAQVLLEEAKDLLSDWLDNQFGSQVTENSIFSLLPSYWEGEYHKDMDALNVLPPDVLTRVSEYVPEIVEFVKKIVSNGYGYASNGSVYFDTAKFDACPHHSYAKLVPEAVGDQKALQEGEGDLSISADRLSEKKSQNDFALWKASKPGEPSWDSPWGKGRPGWHIECSAMAGSILGESMDIHGGGFDLRFPHHDNELAQSEAYFENDHWVRYFLHTGHLTIAGCKMSKSLKNFITIKDALAKNTARQLRLAFLMHSWKDTLDYSANTMEAAIQYERFMNEFFLTVKDLLRAPRDITGQFEKWESAEMDLNQSFSQRKLLVHEALCDNMDTRVAMEEMRALVSLSNTYVASKKTSKLQPNRLLIKGVAVYLTDMLRTFGAIEGTESIGFAVGRKGQSVDLESTVMPYLEVLSDFREGVRKIAREQKVSEVLRLCDAVRDDTLPELGVRLEDHEGLPTVVKLVDRETLLKEKEDKKRMEEEKKRKKAEAARKKQEQEAAKLAKMKIPPCDMFRSETDKYSSFDDAGLPTHDIEGKEISKGQAKKLRKLQEAQEKLYNEFLQMNLDGR, from the exons ATGGCAAGCACAGAAGAACAAG CCTTTGACTATGGTGTCTTGCTGcttaagagagaggagggcagcctgGAAGCCCTGAATGCGTACCTGAGCTCCCGAAGCTACCTGTCCGGGTTCAGGCCATCTCAGGCCGACCACAAGGCCTTCTGGGCTCTCTGCAGGGCCCCGGCTGCAGAACACACGCACGCCCTGCGCTGGTACAGACACATAGCAGCCCTGCTGGGGGGCCCCCAGACCGGCCCCTGCCCAGAGAGCAGTT GTAAAGCAAAACGAGAACAGCCTTCCTGGTCGGCACCAGTTGGAACAAATGTTGCAGAACTGCGACTGTACAATAGTCTAACACGCACAAAG GAGCTGTTTGTTCCACAGAATGGGAAGCAGGTGCTGTGGTATTCCTGCGGGCCGACCGTCTACGATGCCTCACACATGGGACATGCCAG ATCTTACATTTCCTTCGATATCCTCAGAAGAATACTGATGAATTACTTCAAGTATGACGTCCACTACTGCATGAATATCACAGACATTGATGATAAA ATAATAAAGCGTGCCAGACAGAACTACTTGTTTGAGCAGTACAAGGAGAAGAACCCACAGCCTGCGCAGATACTGCAGGAGGTTCTGGATGCCAGAGTG CCCTTCCAGGCCAAACTGGCTGAGACCACAGACCCAGATAAGAAGCGAATGCTGGACACCCTGGACACGGGCGTAGCTGCAGCGCTGGTACCGCTGCAGATGGCGCTGGAGCATCAACAGGCAGATGCACAGGGCAGGGCACAG GTGCTGTTGGAAGAAGCCAAAGACCTGCTTTCTGATTGGTTGGATAACCAGTTTGGCAGTCAGGTTACAGAGAACTCCatattctctcttctccccagtTACTGGGAAGGAGAGTACCACAAGGACATGGATGCCTTGAAT GTGTTGCCCCCGGACGTGCTGACGAGAGTCAGCGAGTACGTTCCAGAGATTGTGGAGTTTGTGAAGAAAATAGTCAGCAATGGCTATGG GTACGCATCGAATGGTTCTGTTTATTTTGACACGGCCAAGTTTGACGCCTGCCCGCATCATTCCTACGCCAAGCTTGTTCCTGAAGCAGTTGGTGATCAAAAGGCACTGCAGGAAGGAGAAG GAGACCTGAGCATCTCTGCAGATCGGCTAAGCGAGAAGAAATCCCAGAACGACTTTGCCCTGTGGAAGGCCTCCAAGCCTGGCGAGCCGTCCTGGGATTCTCCCTGGGGGAAG GGCCGTCCAGGGTGGCATATTGAGTGCTCTGCGATGGCTGGGTCCATCTTGGGAGAGTCCATGGACATCCACGGGGGGGGATTCGATCTCCGGTTCCCTCACCATGACAATGAACTGGCTCAGTCAGAG GCTTACTTTGAGAATGATCACTGGGTTCGCTACTTCCTGCACACTGGTCACCTGACGATTGCAGGATGCAAAATGTCCAAGTCTCTGAAGAACTTTATCACCATTAAAGACGCCTTGGCCAAGAATACCG ctcGGCAGTTGCGTTTGGCCTTCCTCATGCACTCCTGGAAGGACACCCTGGATTACTCTGCCAATACCATGGAGGCTGCCATCCAGTATGAGAGGTTCATGAAC gagTTCTTTCTCACAGTTAAAGACCTCCTGCGAGCTCCTCGAGACATCACAGGGCAGTTTGAGAAGTGGGAATCAGCAGAGATGGATCTAAACCAGAG TTTCTCCCAAAGGAAGCTCCTTGTCCACGAAGCTCTGTGTGACAACATGGATACGCGTGTTGCAATGGAGGAGATGCGGGCACTGGTCAGCCTTAGCAACACCTACGTCGCCAGCAAGAAGACCTCCAAGCTGCAGCCCAACCGCCTGCTCATCAAGGGCGTCGCTGTGTATCTCACTGATATGCTCAGG ACATTTGGAGCTATTGAAGGGACAGAGTCTATTGGATTTGCTGTTGGAAGAAAAGGCCAGTCTGTTGAT CTGGAGAGCACAGTGATGCCTTATCTGGAAGTTCTGTCAGATTTCAGAGAGGGGGTTCGAAAAATTGCCAGAGAGCAGAAAG TGAGCGAGGTGCTGCGGCTGTGCGACGCCGTGCGGGACGACACGCTTCCGGAGCTGGGAGTTCGTCTGGAGGACCATGAAG GTCTTCCCACGGTGGTGAAGCTGGTCGACAGAGAGACGCTGctaaaggagaaggaggacaagaAGAGG atggaggaagagaagaagaggaagaaggccGAGGCAGCAAGGAAGAAGCAGGAGCAAGAA GCAGCTAAACTGGCAAAAATGAAGATCCCACCTTGTGACATGTTTCGCTCTGAAACTGACAAGTATTCCAGCTTCGATGACGCG GGTC
- the LOC124481964 gene encoding ras-related protein Rab-11A-like translates to MGTRDDEYDYLFKVVLIGDSGVGKSNLLSRFTRNEFNLESKSTIGVEFATRSIQVDGKTVKAQIWDTAGQERYRAITSAYYRGAVGALLVYDMAKHLTYENVERWLKELRDHADSNIVIMLVGNKSDLRHLRAVPTDEARAFAEKNGLSFLETSALDSTNVETAFQSILTEIYHIVSQKQMSERQECDMSPSNNVVNIQVQPTENKPKMQCCQNI, encoded by the exons ATGGGAACCAGAGATGACGAGTATGATTATTTATTCAAAG TGGTGTTGATCGGGGACTCGGGTGTGGGTAAGAGTAACCTGCTGTCCCGCTTCACTCGGAACGAGTTCAACCTGGAGAGTAAAAGCACCATCGGAGTGGAGTTCGCCACGCGTAGCATCCAGGTGGACGGGAAGACGGTAAAGGCTCAGATCTGGGACACGGCCGGTCAGGAGCGCTACCGAGCCATCACTTCTGC GTACTACcggggggcggtgggggctcTGCTGGTCTATGACATGGCCAAGCACCTGACCTATGAGAACGTGGAGCGCTGGCTGAAGGAGCTGAGGGACCATGCTGACAGTAACATCGTCATCATGCTGGTGGGAAACAAGAGCGACCTGAGGCACCTGCGGGCCGTGCCCACCGATGAGGCTCGTGCCTTCGCTG AAAAGAATGGTTTGTCTTTCCTTGAGACGTCAGCCTTAGATTCAACCAATGTTGAGACGGCCTTCCAGAGCATTCTGACAG AAATCTATCATATTGTCTCCCAGAAGCAGATGTCTGAGCGCCAGGAGTGCGACATGTCTCCTAGCAACAATGTGGTGAACATCCAGGTGCAGCCCACAGAAAACAAACCAAAGATGCAGTGTTGCCAGAACATCTAA